In the genome of Brienomyrus brachyistius isolate T26 chromosome 17, BBRACH_0.4, whole genome shotgun sequence, one region contains:
- the msantd4 gene encoding myb/SANT-like DNA-binding domain-containing protein 4 has protein sequence MKHLKRKRKSNYSVKETQTLIREIHKRRDVLFSRQQNTAINELKRRAWDEVADCVNSLGEGELRTAAEVKRRYLDWRAMMKRKQIRAELSGLKSEYDHSSPDNDNSLSGDQSVDLSGFPKDSACDWHDLPDLGEPSSHPLSSIKLEDEEGSTYRLDGEAGEADGEGEDEDDDCFPSVLPDVERESRIPEVFAHIDEFGMLSATKPSVARDLGAGSGMGLGAGVTGVGVSSVAGADGTGVLIALERQRLDLEKHRLQVETERLQVERERLLVEKDKLRQVEVERERLQLEKERLQVERERLRLLMFQAERTPAPPPPPQATPMDCEKDRKPWQPVDLEAEKLKLEKERLQLEKERLQFFKFESGRLQMEKERFQVEKDRLQLQKDGQQLALHQGH, from the exons ATGAAGCACCTGAAGAGGAAGCGGAAGAGTAACTACAGCGTGAAGGAGACGCAGACGCTGATCCGGGAGATCCACAAGCGGCGCGACGTGCTCTTCTCCCGGCAGCAGAATACTGCCATCAATGAGCTGAAGCGGCGCGCCTGGGATGAGGTGGCCGACTGTGTGAACTCGCTGGGCGAGGGCGAGCTGCGCACGGCGGCTGAGGTCAAGCGGCGCTACCTGGACTGGCGCGCGATGATGAAGAGGAAGCAGATCCGGGCGGAGCTATCAGGCCTGAAGAGTGAGTACGACCACTCGTCACCGGATAATGACAACTCGCTGAGCGGGGACCAGTCTGTGGACCTGAGTGGCTTCCCCAAGGATTCTGCCTGCGACTGGCATGACCTGCCGGACCTAGGAGAACCCAGCAGTCACCCGTTGTCCAGCATCAAgctggaggatgaggagggCAGCACCTACAGG CTGGATGGCGAGGCTGGGGAGGCGGATGGCGAAGGGGAGGATGAGGACGATGACTGCTTCCCCTCTGTCCTGCCCGATGTGGAGCGCGAGAGCCGCATCCCAGAGGTGTTCGCCCACATCGATGAGTTTGGCATGCTGAGTGCCACCAAGCCATCCGTTGCCAGAGACCTGGGGGCGGGCTCGGGAATGGGTCTCGGGGCGGGTGTGACCGGAGTGGGCGTGTCGAGTGTGGCTGGTGCCGACGGCACAGGCGTGCTGATTGCCCTGGAGAGGCAGCGGCTGGATCTGGAGAAGCATCGGCTGCAGGTGGAAACGGAGCGCCTGCAGGTGGAGCGGGAGCGCCTCCTGGTGGAGAAGGACAAGCTACGTCAGGTGGAGGTGGAGCGGGAGAGGCTGCAGCTGGAGAAGGAGAGGCTTCAGGTGGAGCGGGAGCGACTTCGGCTGCTTATGTTTCAGGCAGAACGGACACCGGCCCCGCCTCCACCGCCACAGGCCACGCCCATGGATTGCGAGAAAGATCGCAAGCCCTGGCAGCCCGTGGACCTGGAGGCGGAAAAGCTGAAGCTGGAGAAGGAGCGTCTGCAGCTGGAGAAGGAGCGGCTCCAGTTCTTCAAGTTCGAGTCGGGCCGCTTGCAGATGGAGAAGGAGCGCTTCCAGGTGGAGAAGGACAGGCTGCAGCTGCAGAAGGATGGTCAGCAGTTGGCCCTTCATCAGGGCCACTAG